In Thermus filiformis, one DNA window encodes the following:
- the rpmG gene encoding 50S ribosomal protein L33 has product MASEVRIKILLECTECKRRNYATEKNKRNTTGKLELRKYCPWCDRHTVHKEVKA; this is encoded by the coding sequence ATGGCCAGCGAGGTCCGCATAAAGATTCTCTTGGAGTGCACCGAGTGCAAGCGCCGCAACTACGCCACCGAGAAGAACAAGCGCAACACCACCGGCAAGCTCGAGCTCAGGAAGTACTGCCCGTGGTGCGACCGGCACACGGTGCATAAGGAAGTGAAGGCCTGA
- the secE gene encoding preprotein translocase subunit SecE: protein MLQRIVRYFQEARAELARVTWPSREEIIQSTEAVLLFVLFSMVILGLYDAVFRFLMGLIR, encoded by the coding sequence ATGCTTCAGCGCATCGTCCGCTACTTCCAGGAGGCCCGGGCGGAGCTTGCCCGGGTGACCTGGCCGAGCCGGGAGGAGATCATCCAGTCCACCGAGGCCGTCCTCCTCTTTGTCCTTTTCTCCATGGTCATCCTCGGCCTCTACGACGCGGTCTTCCGGTTCCTGATGGGGCTCATCCGATGA
- the nusG gene encoding transcription termination/antitermination protein NusG yields MIEWYAVHTYVGQEEKAKANLEKRIRAFGMEDKIYQVLIPTEEVVELREGGKKEVVRRKLFPGYLFVQADLGDGEELNEAYEVIRGTPGVTGFVGTATRPVPLSPDEVRHLLEVSGLLGKKEAPKAQVSFREGDTVRVVSGPFADFTGTVTEISPERGKVKVMVTIFGRETPVELDFSQVVKA; encoded by the coding sequence ATGATTGAGTGGTACGCGGTCCACACCTACGTGGGGCAGGAGGAGAAGGCCAAGGCCAACCTGGAGAAGCGGATCAGGGCCTTTGGCATGGAGGACAAGATCTACCAGGTCCTCATCCCCACGGAGGAGGTGGTGGAGCTGCGCGAGGGGGGGAAGAAGGAGGTGGTGCGGCGCAAGCTCTTCCCCGGTTACCTCTTCGTCCAGGCGGACCTGGGGGACGGGGAGGAGCTGAACGAGGCCTACGAGGTCATCCGGGGAACCCCCGGGGTGACGGGGTTCGTGGGCACCGCCACCCGGCCCGTACCCCTCTCCCCGGACGAGGTGCGCCACCTCCTGGAGGTGAGCGGCCTTTTGGGGAAGAAGGAGGCCCCCAAGGCCCAGGTCTCCTTCCGGGAGGGGGACACGGTCCGGGTCGTCTCCGGCCCCTTCGCCGACTTCACGGGCACCGTGACCGAGATCAGCCCCGAGCGGGGCAAGGTCAAGGTCATGGTGACGATCTTTGGACGCGAGACCCCTGTGGAGCTGGACTTCTCCCAGGTGGTCAAGGCGTAG
- the rplA gene encoding 50S ribosomal protein L1 — protein sequence MPKRGKRYRALLEKVDLNKVYTIDEAAQILKDLATAKFDETVEVHAKLGIDPRKSDQNVRSTVTLPHGTGRQVRVLAIAKGEKIKEAEEAGADYVGGEEIIQKILDGWMDFDAVVATPDVMGAVGSKLGRILGPRGLLPNPKAGTVGFNIGEIIREIKAGRIEFRNDKTGVVHAPVGKASFPPEKIAENIRAFVKALEAAKPEAAKGTFLRSVYVTTTMGPSLKINPHS from the coding sequence ATGCCTAAGCGGGGTAAGCGCTACCGTGCCCTTCTGGAGAAGGTGGACCTGAACAAGGTCTACACCATTGACGAGGCGGCCCAGATCCTCAAGGACCTGGCCACCGCCAAGTTTGACGAGACGGTGGAGGTCCACGCCAAGCTGGGGATTGACCCCCGGAAGTCGGACCAGAACGTCCGTTCCACCGTCACCCTGCCCCACGGCACCGGCCGCCAGGTGCGGGTTTTGGCCATTGCCAAGGGCGAGAAGATCAAGGAGGCCGAGGAGGCCGGGGCCGACTACGTGGGCGGCGAGGAGATCATCCAGAAGATCCTGGACGGCTGGATGGACTTTGACGCGGTGGTGGCCACCCCCGACGTGATGGGGGCGGTGGGCTCCAAGTTGGGCCGGATCCTGGGCCCTAGGGGCCTCCTCCCCAACCCCAAGGCGGGGACGGTGGGGTTTAACATCGGGGAGATCATCCGGGAGATCAAGGCCGGGCGGATTGAGTTCCGCAACGACAAGACCGGGGTGGTTCACGCCCCCGTGGGCAAGGCCAGCTTCCCGCCCGAGAAGATCGCGGAGAACATCCGCGCCTTCGTAAAGGCCCTCGAGGCGGCCAAGCCCGAGGCGGCCAAGGGGACCTTCCTCCGCTCCGTCTACGTCACCACCACCATGGGCCCCTCCTTGAAGATCAACCCCCACTCCTGA
- the rplK gene encoding 50S ribosomal protein L11: MKKVVAVVKLQLPAGKATPAPPVGPALGQHGANIMEFVKAFNAATANMGDAIVPVEITIYADRSFTFITKTPPASYLIRKAAGLEKGAHKPGREKVGRITWEQVLEIAKQKMPDLNTTDLEAAARMIAGSARSMGVEVIGGPNA; encoded by the coding sequence ATGAAGAAAGTCGTTGCGGTCGTAAAACTTCAGCTGCCTGCGGGCAAGGCCACGCCCGCGCCCCCGGTGGGCCCCGCCCTGGGCCAGCACGGGGCCAACATCATGGAGTTCGTCAAGGCCTTCAACGCGGCCACGGCGAACATGGGGGACGCCATCGTCCCCGTGGAGATCACCATCTACGCGGACCGCTCCTTCACCTTCATCACCAAGACCCCGCCCGCCAGCTACCTGATCCGCAAGGCAGCGGGCCTGGAGAAGGGGGCCCACAAGCCCGGGCGGGAGAAGGTGGGTCGGATCACCTGGGAGCAGGTCCTGGAGATCGCCAAGCAGAAGATGCCGGACCTGAACACCACCGACCTCGAGGCCGCGGCCCGGATGATCGCCGGGTCCGCCCGGTCCATGGGGGTGGAGGTCATAGGAGGGCCCAATGCCTAA